CCGCACTGTTCGCCGTGCAGTTCTTCGTCACCGACACGACCGGCCGCTACGTGCTCAGCATCATCCAGACCATCCTTGCCGTCGGATTCCTCATCGCCCACCGCCGTGACATCCTGCCGACGCTGGCGGCACCATTCCGCCGAAGTCGCCCGGAGTCCGGTCGGCCGGTCAAGGCCGGTGCGGGAGGCACGTCATAGAATGGACGCGATGCCGAGCCCCACGGTCACCCGAGTGGTCGAGGACTACGTCACCCTGGTCTGGAAGGCGGTCGAGTGGCCGGGCGGGACACCAACCACCACCGACCTCGCCGAGCAGCTCGGTGTGACCCCCTCGACAGTTTCGGCGAACCTGAAAAAGCTCGCCCGGGATGGGTTCCTGGAATACGAACCCTACGGGTCCATCGCGCTGACCGAGGCGGGCCGTCAGATCGCCGTGAGGATGGTCCGGCGGCACCGGATCGTGGAGACCTACCTCGTCGAGAGGCTCGGTGTTCCGTGGGACCAGGTGCACGACGAGGCCGACCAGCTTGAACACGTCATCTCCGACGCTCTCCTCGAGCGTATGGACGCCGCTCTCGGACACCCCCGGGTGGACCCGCATGGGGACCCGATACCGGATACGGACGGCAACACGGTGGCACCCGACAGTGAGACTCTCGCCGAGACCCCGCCGGGCGCAGTCGTCCGAGTCGTGCGGGTGTCCGACCGGCACCCGCATGTACTCCGTTACCTGGAGCAGCACGCGATCGCCGTGGGGAGCGTGCTGCACGTCGTCGACGTGAATGTGCCGGCGGGTGCCGTCTGGGTCGAGGCCGACGGCACCTCGGTGGAAGTCGCCCTACAGGCCGCAAGAGCGGTACGGGTCGTCAGGGGCGAAGAAGACCGCCAAGCCTGACCAGAACCTGCCTCTGTCCGCGTCGGGTCAGGCCTCAGGGTGGTTTCCCTGAAAGGAGCCTGACCCGGTTTCCCGGACGGTTCTTGTGTGTTGATCATGCCGCGATTTCTGCGGCGGTGTGAAGGGCTTCGTAGTCGGCGGGGCTGAGATCGCCGAGGCTGGTGTGTCGGCGGCGAGGGTTGTAGAAGCCCTCGATCCACTCGAACATGGCCGACGCGAGCTGCGTCCTGGTGCCCCAGGTGGTGCGGTCGAGGAGCTCGCGTTGCATCGTCGACCAGAACGACTCGATGAGCGCATTGTCGACGGACGACGCGACCCTGCCCATCGATCCGAGGAGTCCGGCTTGGCGGAGCCGGTGCCCGAAGAGCCACGAGGTGTATTGCGCTCCGCGGTCCGCGTGAACCACCGTGCCGGGTTCGGGGCGGCGTCGCCACCTGGCCATCTCGAGGGCGTCGACGACGATCTCCGCGGTGATGCGATCCGAGATCGACCAGCCGACGATGCGCCGTGAGTAGGCGTCGATGACGGCTGCGCAGTAGACCCATCCGTCTCTGGCGCGGTGTTGCGTGATGTCGCAGAACCAGAGTCGGTTCGGCGCATCAGCCCGGAACTGCCGCTTCACGAGGTCCTCGTGGGTGGCGGTGTCCGGCTTCCAGCCGCGCCGCTTGCGACGGTGTGAGACTCCGACGAGGCCGTCCAGCCGCATCAGCCTCGCGACGCGTTTGCGGGCGACGTGGACGCCGAGCCCGAGCCGCAGCTCGGCGAGCACCCGCGGCGCGCCGTAGGTCTCTCTGGAGTCGGCGTGAATGCGTCGGATCGTTGTTATCAGTTCCGCGTCCGCGATCGTGCGAGCCGATGGCGGCCGGTTCGCCCAGTCGTAGTAGCCGGAGGTCGAGACCTTCAGGAACCGGCAGGCCACCGCGACGGGGATCCCGTCGGCGGCGAGCTCCTGGACCAGCCGGAACCCTATTTTGGGAGCACGTTCTCCCTGGCGAAGTACGCCGAAGCGCGCTTGAGGATCTCGTTCTCCATCTCCAGCACCCGCAACCGGCGCCGCAGATCGACGAGTTCCTTGTGCTCCTCGGTCGTCAGACCCGGCTTGCGGCCGGAATCGACCGCATCACGATTCATCCAGTTCCGAAGACAGGACTCGCTGATCCCGAGATCACGCGCGGTCTGGCCGACAGGATTGCCCTGGGCAACCAGGTCCAGGGCTCGACGCCGGAACTCCGGCGGGTGGGCAGCAGGCATCTCACGGACTCCTTCCGAGACGATCATCGCCTCAACGTTGGTGTCCGGAAAAGCGGGTCAGGCTCGGAAACGCCTGCCATACGGGGCGCCGACGGGCCCTGCAGAGGGCGCGACCTGTGTGCAATGCACCGCGCAGGAAATGTGTGGAACTCCCAACTCTGAAGTGTGCGTAGACACACCCGGGGCGCGCCGTTCAGAGTGGAGTCAGCGAAGGGGAGTAGCTCCCGGGCGCCCTGTGTGGGGTGCGCGTGCGGAGGTGTCGACATACTGGCGGTCACGATGGCCACCCGGCACCCCGGTCCTGGTGATGTGTGCGGGATGAGCGAGACCTTCGGCCCAGGTGGCCGAACTCTCCCCACGAGTCCTCGGTCCTGACTTGACCGGAGGACGTGACATGCCCGCAGCACTCGTTCGTCGGTTGCTTGTGTGCCTGGCTGTGGCATCGCCCGCGGTGGTGTTCCGCGTGTTCGGGCTGCACCCGCACCCCGTGTTGGGCCTACTGATGTTCGGTGGCGCGGTCGTGGCGGCAAGTTTCATGCTTGCGTGGGCCGCCGAGGGCGCGCAGAAGGACATTTCGGGGCCACTGGCAATCGCCATCCTCGCGCTGATCGCCGTGCTGCCAGAGTATGCAGTCGACCTGTTCTACGCGTTCCGGTCAGGGTTTGACGCCAGCTACGAACCGTACGCAGCAGCGAACATGACCGGATCGAACCGGCTTCTGCTCGGCCTTGGGTGGCCTCTGGTCGTGCTCATCGGTATCTGGGTCGCCAACCGGGGGCTGAGTCGCCGCGACCGGGGATACCGGACATCACTGCTGCTGCCGACCGAGTCACGCCGGGATGTCGGCTTCCTGGCGGTGCTGGCCGTCGCGGCCTTCCTGATCCCGATCCTCGGCCGCATCCCCCTGTGGTTCGGGATCATCCTGATCGTCGCGTTCGGCTTCCACCTGTGGCGGGCGAGCCAGTCCCACGTTGAGGAGGACGAGACCTTCGTCGGCACAGCCCAGCTGATCGCCGACATGCCGCAGCGGGCCCGCCGGGTCACGTTCACCGCGATGTTCATCCTTGCAGCAGCCATCATCCTTGCCTGCGCCGAACCTTTCGCCACTGCCCTCGTCGACGCCGGCTCGACCCTGGGCATCGACAGCTACTTCCTGGTGCAGTGGCTCGCGCCGCTCGCCTCCGAGGCCCCGGAGTTCATCGTCGCCGTGCTCTTCGCACTCCGCGGCCATGGTGCAGCCGCCATCGGCACGCTCATCGCCTCCAAGATCAACCAGTGGAGCCTGCTGGTGGGGTCCCTCCCCGTCGCGCACCTTCTCGGCGGTGGCGGCGCCGGCCTACCGCTGGACGCCCGCCAGGTTGAAGAATTCGTCCTCACCGGCACCCAGACTCTGATGGGCGTTGCCATCATCATCGGTCTGCGCTTCCACCGGTCAATGGCGATCGCGCTGGCGGCGATCTTCGCCGTGCAGTTCTTCGTCACGGACACGACAGGGCGCTATGTGCTCTCCGCGGTCCAACTCGCGATCGCACTTGTCGCGTTCGTTGCCCACCGTGAGGACATTCCCCCCACCCTCGCCGCGCCGTTCCGACGCAGTGGCACCGGTGCGAGCCGGGTACCCACAACGACGAATCGGGTGACGAGGAACTCAGACCATCGACCCGAACCGGAAGGAAAGAACAGATGAACAACAAGGACCGCCGCGGGGGCCTGTCCCGACTTCTCGGGATGGCCGCCAAAGCCGTGGAACAAGCGACCGGTGAACAGGAACACCGCAAACCGCATCAGGCCGACAACCGCAACGGTGGATGGCAGGACATGCTACGCAAGGCCGCCGCGACGGTGGGGGGAACGTCCACGGACAGTACCGCCCCCGGCGGTGCGTCCCACCGCCCCCAGGCATCGGCCGCTCCTGCTGCATCTGGCCAGGCACTGTCCGACGCCGATCGCGCCGCGATCGCCCGCTACGACTACCTCCTCCAGACCGCCGACCCACACCAGATCGAACGCATCCACCAGGACGCGTTCGAACGGCTGAGTCCCGCGCAGCGGGCCGAGGTTCACGCGCGCATGCGCGCCGAACTCCCTGCCCAAGAGCGTCCTACCGGCAGTGACGCGTCGGCCCTGGCACGGGCAGGCACTCGTGCCGAGGCGATGAATCCAGGCTTCTTGCGGGGCCTGCTCGGCCGCACGGGCCGGCGAAGCGGACAGGGCACAATCCTCGGGGCAGGTGTCGGCGCTGCCGGTGGGGTGCTCGCGGCGGTCGCCGGAGGCGCCGTGCTGAGTACCGTCGCCGGGCCTCTGCTAGAACAGGCCGCGTCCTTCGGTGTCGACTTCGAGGCGCTGGCCGGGCAGGTGGACCTCGAGGCGATGACCGGGACAGTCGGCGATGCCATCGGCGGGGCCGGTGAGACCCTCTCCGGCCTCGGCGAGCAAGCCGGCGGCATCAGCGAGCAGCTCTCCAACCCCGACCTGCCGAACCTAGGCGACATTTTCGGCCAGTAACCCCAGCAAACACCACCTTTCCCACTCCTGCTGCCGTGCCGTTCCATGCGCGGCAGCACCACTTATGTCTGCCCAACCGGGCGGACGCTATCGCGAGGAGAATCCCATGAGCATCCAACTGCCACACAAGGGACAGAACAAGAACCGGTCGCGCCGTTCCGATCTGGAGGGGCAGGCGATCCGGTTCACCGTCGGCCTGTACCTGTTCATCTGCACCGCCCTACTCGCCGTGCACTACGTCGCCCCGCTCATGCCAACCGCGGGTAGCTGTCAAAGCTCGTCGTCGTCTCCGTTCAACCCCTGCCCCTAGATGTATTGACCTCGACCGTTGTTGATTCGGTCGATGGGGGTCTTGCCTCCGATGCCGAGATGGCGCCTGTCTAGGTTGTAGTGGCTGATCCAGGTGCGCAACCCGGCAGCGCGGTCGTCGTTGGATGTCCAAGGGCGGGCGTAGGCCCACTCGGCGGCGAGGGTTCGGTTCAGGCGTTCGACCTTCCGGTTTGTCCAGGGGCAGTGGGGGCGGATGAATGAATCGGCCTGACTTTCGTTCCTATCGGGAGCCTTGTCCGGCAGGTGCCGGTTGGGCTGATTCCTGGTCAGCGTAATACGCCTGTTCGACCTCGGCGGGTGTTCGCATGTCGAGCTCGCCGTGGAGGCGGGAGTTGTTCCACCACCACACCCATTCGAGGGTCGCGAGCTCAACCTGCTCGACGGTGCGCCAGGGCCCGCGCTGGCGGATCAGCTCGGTCTTGTAGAGGTTGTTGATCGCCTCGGCCAGGGCGTTGATGCTCCTATAGTTGTCAACTCCTGATTTCGCCGGTTCTCGGGTCGGTCTTGACGAGGTGGTAGACCTCGCGGATCACGTAGCGTTTCAGGCATCGGATGATGTCGCGCTTGCTCTTGCCCTCGGCGGTGCGTCGGGCAACGTAAGCGATCGTGGGCTCGTGGAATCTCATCCTGACGATCACAGTCCGGTAGATGGCGGCGTTGAGTTGACGGTGTCCGCCGTGGTTGATGCGATGCTTGCCGCTGGTCATCCCTGATCCGGTCGGGATGGGGCTGATGCCGGCGAGTTTTGCGAATGCGGCCTCGCTGTGTATGCGTTCGGGGTTGTCGCCGGCGACGATGAGGATCTCCGCGGCGGTGTCGACGCCGATGCCGAACTCGTCGAGCAGGTGCGGGGCGCGTTGGAGCACGAGCTGCTCGATCTGCGCTTCGAGATCCTTGATCTCATCGTTGAGCGCGATCCATCGTTTCGCGATCGAGCGGAGAGCGTGACGGTTCGCGTCCTCCGGGGTCTCCAGTCCGCGGGGTCGGAGCGCGGCGCAGTGCCGCGCGACCATCTTCTGCGTCTTCTTGGCGGTCTCGCGTCGGAGGTCTTCGGTGGCGTGGACGAGCATCGCTTTGAGGGTGATCATCGCTCCGGTGCGGTCTTTCACCGCGGTGTCATGCGCGACTTTCAGCTGTCGAATCATCTCCACGACCCCGTCCGCGGTCTTCGGGATCGCGGTCGCGAATCCGGCGAGCACGGCCCGGGCGGCGTTTTCCGCGTCAAGGGTGTCGGACTTCCCGTTGAGTCGGCGCAGCCGCCGATCGGGGCGGGCGACCTCGATGACTTTGTGTCCGTGGCGGCGGACGAACGAGGTCAGCGCGGCCCCGTAGGAGCCGGTTCCCTCGATGCCGAACGCGATGACGTTCCCGAAGCTCGCAGCCCATTCCAGCAATTGCTTGAACCCGGCCGTATCGGTCGTGATCGTCAAGGTCGCGAGGATCCCGCCGACCGAGTCCGTCACCGCGGCGACGTGGATGTGTTTGTGCGTATCGACGCCGATCACGACGTGTCCGGAACGGACGGTCTCGAGTTCGGTCATGTGTGCTGTCTCCTTCACCGGTTAGCGTGGTCATCACGCTGTCGCCGGCGGGTGGACAGGACTGTCATGGGGACGCGTTGTCGAGACTGCTCCAGGCTCCTATCAGGTCACGCCCGATCCGGCGGCAGCGGTTACTGCGCGCCCGGCCGGAGGCTCGACAGATCAACGCCAAGGCACCCTACGGGCCAATCAAACGCAAGGGTCAGAGCGCTCCGGCCAGGACTACCCCATCCTCGCGAGATCGGGCAGAAACAGACTGACAGTCATAGGAGTCGCCGACCGTTCCTGTTGAGGGGACGGCGCCGAGTTCGACAATGCGGTCGGTGTAGACCATTGCCATGTAGTGACCGGGCTCAACCAGTCGATGCAACACCGGCTTGTTGGAGCAACAATAGCTGCTCGTTGAAGGCCTCAGCGGGAGTCATCCATCCGAGCGACTTCCGAGGGCGCGTGTTCAGCGCGAATGCGACGGCTTCGATGTCTTCGGCGCTCCAGCGGGACAGGTCGGTGCCCTTCGGGAAGTACTGACGCAGCAGCCCGTTGGTGTTCTCGTTCGTACCGCGCTGCCAGGGCGACTGCGGATCGGCGAAGAACACCGGGATGCCGGTTTCGACGCGGAACTGCGCGTGAGCGGACATCTCCTTGCCGCGGTCCCAGGTCAACGAGCGCGCCAGCTGCGCCGGCAGCGCCGACATCGTGTTGGCGAGAGCATTCTTCATCGTGATCGCGCCATAGCCGGCCAACGCCGGCCCGTTCTTCGGCGTCTCCTTGTGCCGATAGCCCTCTTCCCGCGGGAGATGGACGAGCAGCGTGTAACGGGTCTTGCGCTCGACGACCGTGCCGACCGCCGAGCGCTCCAACCCGATCAGCAGATCGCCTTCCCAGTGCCCGGGGACGGCGCGATCGTCGGCTTCCGCCGGTCGCTCGCTGATCAGCGTCTCCGGCGTGACATGCGCCCAGGTCTTGCGCCGCGACCGCTCTCGGGGGACGCGTAGCGCCCTGCCCGTGCGGAGGTTCCAGACGAGTTCGCGCTTGAGCGCGCCGCGGCCCTCGATGTAGAGCGACTGGTAGATCGCCTCTGGGCTGATGCGCATGGACTCATCATCCGGGAAGTCGATCTTCAACCGGTGTGAGATCTGCTCCGGACTCCAAGCCCAGGACCAGGCCCTGTCCTTCCGATGCGGCTTGCCTCTCCCGGTGAACCGCGGCGGCTGGGGGCCGGTGACGATCGTGCCATCGGGGCGGGTGATCTTCCCCGACAGGCGCTCCTCGACATACGCGCGCAGCCGCGGGTTCGCGACGAGTTTCGCGACCTTGGGTCGCTTCGCGGTCATGTCTGCTTTCCACTGCGCGACCGACGCCCGATACTCCAGCTTCCCGCCCCGCGTGGCCGCGTTCCGCCGCAGCTCACGAGAGATCGTCCCGGCATCGCGGCCCATGGCGCGAGCGATCTCGCGAACGCCCTTGCCCTTCTCCTTGAGAATCGCGATCTCCTCGCGCTCAGCGAACGAGAGGTAGCGGCCCGATGACTGCTGGGCGATGTCGAATGGCGCCATGCCGCCAGCGTGTCGGAACCATCTTGCGCCGACCGCGGGCGCCACGCCGACAACCCCCGCGGCTTCCTCAGCGAGCAGCCCTTTCGCGATCTCGCCCCAGAACGCCGCCTCGACGGGTTTCTGAAACTTCGGATGCCCCGGCGAGCGGAGCTTCGGACGAACAGCCCTGTCCGCGGCCTGCTGACGACGAACCATCGAACACCTCCTGATAGAGGTGTTGCGACGACCAGTTGAATTCACCGTTCGAGCCGTGGTCCGAGTGATGCGTGAGCCCGGTGAGATCGTCACCGGCATCCCAGGCGGCCATGTTCAACGCGTGCATCGGCAGGATCTCTGCCTTCAGTGTGGCGGCGACGTTCCAGCCGACGATGCGGCGGGAGTAGACGTCGGTGACGAACGCGACGTAGGCGAACCCGGACCAGGTGGCGACGTAGGTGACGTCGCAGACCCAGAGCCGTCGCGGCGCTGGTGCGGTGAAGCGACGGTTCACGAGATCGCTCGGCAGCACTGTGGTCGTGTCGGAGCGGGTCGTGAACACGCGCTTCGACTTTCGGACGCCGCGAACCCCGGCGAGGCGCATGAGGCGTTCGGTCTGGTCCCGGCCGATGTCCCAGCCTTGCCGTCGCATGAGGGCGTGCATCTTCCGTCGCCCGTAGACGCCGTAGTTCTCCGCATGCAGCCGGGCGATCTCGGGCACGAGCAGATCATCCTGCAGCTGCCGCGCGGACGGCGCGCGGCCCACCGCGGCGCGATAGCCGCGTGAGGTGAAGAATCCTCTCACTGCCGGTCGCAGGACCTGGCAGATGAGCTCGACCCCGAAACGATCCCGGTGTTCGTTGACGAACCGGATCATCTCGTCGAGGGGTGGCCTGGCTCCTTCGCGAAAAAGATGCTCGCAGCCCTGAGGATCTCGTTCGCCTTCCGCAACTCCGAGACCTCCTTCTGCAGCCGCTTGATCTCCGCCGCCGCATCCGTCGTCAACCCGGGCTTCACGCCCGCGTCGACCTCGTAGCGGCGCTGCCAGAGGCGCAGTGTCTCCGGGCTCATCCCGAGCAGCCCGGCGACGTGACGGAGCGCGCTCATCATGTTCGGGTGCGACGGTCGCGTCTCCGCGAGCATCCGCAACGCCCGCTCACGCATCTCCGGCGAGTACTTCCTGTTCATCGAGTTCCATCCTTGCTTGAAGAACGGAACGAAAGTCAGGCCGATTCAGTCTGCCCGCGAGCGTGATCCCTCCCATGTGGCACAAGCACTGGGAGCTGGTCTGGGAGCTGAGCGCCCTGCACCTGCACTGGCTATGCGCCTACGACCCGCAGCAATCCGGGAGCGCACCGCTGGGCTGGCACCGGGACTTCGCCGACGCACGGCAACGGCTGCGCGATTGGGTGGCGGCCAGCGGCACTCGGCTCGACCGGGACCGGCCAACGCGCCAGACCGTCTGGCCGGGTGAGGACCCCGCTGCACCGATCGAGGATGTGGAGATCGTCAATCGGGACCAGGACTTCGTGGACTTCGTGATCGCAGACGTCAATCGACGCCAGCAGGCCGAAGACGACTTCCTCGCGACCCTCAACGTCGATCCGCGGACCGGCGAAGTCATCTAGGCACATCCTGAGTGGGGCCGAGACCGGCGTGGTCTCGGCCCCATCCGCGTCCGGGGCTACGCCAGAGCGCCACACCGAGCCTTCCCCATGTCGGAGCTGAGGCGTAGGCTGAATGCAGGCGACAGGAATCAACTAGGCCATCCGCCTCACGGCCGGTGGCATGACGAGCCCGAGATCAGCTCAGGTAAGTCCTCCCAACACATTGGCGTCGCCGCCAGTGGAGGACTGAGCCATGTTCCGGCTGATCTTGCCCGCAACCGCCAAGGCCCACGGGCTTCTCGCCTACGCTCCGAGCAACCTCTTGCTCGACTACATCCGTACCCGCCGCGAGCCGAAGTGGGCGATGTGGGCGATGCTCATCGCCGTCCCGTACTTCGCGGTCGCCTACTGGTGCACCACGATGATCGACAA
The DNA window shown above is from Microbacterium laevaniformans and carries:
- a CDS encoding sodium:proton exchanger; its protein translation is MPAALVRRLLVCLAVASPAVVFRVFGLHPHPVLGLLMFGGAVVAASFMLAWAAEGAQKDISGPLAIAILALIAVLPEYAVDLFYAFRSGFDASYEPYAAANMTGSNRLLLGLGWPLVVLIGIWVANRGLSRRDRGYRTSLLLPTESRRDVGFLAVLAVAAFLIPILGRIPLWFGIILIVAFGFHLWRASQSHVEEDETFVGTAQLIADMPQRARRVTFTAMFILAAAIILACAEPFATALVDAGSTLGIDSYFLVQWLAPLASEAPEFIVAVLFALRGHGAAAIGTLIASKINQWSLLVGSLPVAHLLGGGGAGLPLDARQVEEFVLTGTQTLMGVAIIIGLRFHRSMAIALAAIFAVQFFVTDTTGRYVLSAVQLAIALVAFVAHREDIPPTLAAPFRRSGTGASRVPTTTNRVTRNSDHRPEPEGKNR
- a CDS encoding IS3 family transposase, translated to MACRFLKVSTSGYYDWANRPPSARTIADAELITTIRRIHADSRETYGAPRVLAELRLGLGVHVARKRVARLMRLDGLVGVSHRRKRRGWKPDTATHEDLVKRQFRADAPNRLWFCDITQHRARDGWVYCAAVIDAYSRRIVGWSISDRITAEIVVDALEMARWRRRPEPGTVVHADRGAQYTSWLFGHRLRQAGLLGSMGRVASSVDNALIESFWSTMQRELLDRTTWGTRTQLASAMFEWIEGFYNPRRRHTSLGDLSPADYEALHTAAEIAA
- a CDS encoding transposase, with translation MPAAHPPEFRRRALDLVAQGNPVGQTARDLGISESCLRNWMNRDAVDSGRKPGLTTEEHKELVDLRRRLRVLEMENEILKRASAYFARENVLPK
- a CDS encoding IS30 family transposase — protein: MVRRQQAADRAVRPKLRSPGHPKFQKPVEAAFWGEIAKGLLAEEAAGVVGVAPAVGARWFRHAGGMAPFDIAQQSSGRYLSFAEREEIAILKEKGKGVREIARAMGRDAGTISRELRRNAATRGGKLEYRASVAQWKADMTAKRPKVAKLVANPRLRAYVEERLSGKITRPDGTIVTGPQPPRFTGRGKPHRKDRAWSWAWSPEQISHRLKIDFPDDESMRISPEAIYQSLYIEGRGALKRELVWNLRTGRALRVPRERSRRKTWAHVTPETLISERPAEADDRAVPGHWEGDLLIGLERSAVGTVVERKTRYTLLVHLPREEGYRHKETPKNGPALAGYGAITMKNALANTMSALPAQLARSLTWDRGKEMSAHAQFRVETGIPVFFADPQSPWQRGTNENTNGLLRQYFPKGTDLSRWSAEDIEAVAFALNTRPRKSLGWMTPAEAFNEQLLLLQQAGVASTG
- a CDS encoding metal-dependent transcriptional regulator — protein: MDAMPSPTVTRVVEDYVTLVWKAVEWPGGTPTTTDLAEQLGVTPSTVSANLKKLARDGFLEYEPYGSIALTEAGRQIAVRMVRRHRIVETYLVERLGVPWDQVHDEADQLEHVISDALLERMDAALGHPRVDPHGDPIPDTDGNTVAPDSETLAETPPGAVVRVVRVSDRHPHVLRYLEQHAIAVGSVLHVVDVNVPAGAVWVEADGTSVEVALQAARAVRVVRGEEDRQA
- a CDS encoding IS110 family RNA-guided transposase, coding for MTELETVRSGHVVIGVDTHKHIHVAAVTDSVGGILATLTITTDTAGFKQLLEWAASFGNVIAFGIEGTGSYGAALTSFVRRHGHKVIEVARPDRRLRRLNGKSDTLDAENAARAVLAGFATAIPKTADGVVEMIRQLKVAHDTAVKDRTGAMITLKAMLVHATEDLRRETAKKTQKMVARHCAALRPRGLETPEDANRHALRSIAKRWIALNDEIKDLEAQIEQLVLQRAPHLLDEFGIGVDTAAEILIVAGDNPERIHSEAAFAKLAGISPIPTGSGMTSGKHRINHGGHRQLNAAIYRTVIVRMRFHEPTIAYVARRTAEGKSKRDIIRCLKRYVIREVYHLVKTDPRTGEIRS
- a CDS encoding transposase, with the translated sequence MNRKYSPEMRERALRMLAETRPSHPNMMSALRHVAGLLGMSPETLRLWQRRYEVDAGVKPGLTTDAAAEIKRLQKEVSELRKANEILRAASIFFAKEPGHPSTR